A stretch of Candidatus Eremiobacteraceae bacterium DNA encodes these proteins:
- a CDS encoding RluA family pseudouridine synthase codes for MSRPVSFDVRPAEAGERLDVVLAKHVDRSRTACAAMIKRGLVRVDGRVAKAARSVAAGEHVVAELPAPVKPSAAPEAIPIAIVYEDRDLVVVDKPAGMATHPAPGSTRGTLVNALLAKLGPLPSINGVLRPGIVHRLDKQTSGLLVVAKTDRAMRGLSEAIAARAVKRGYDAIVWGVPANRSGTIDAPIARDAAVRTRFAVRPQGRRAVTHYRVRERLGAGDAATALLELRLETGRTHQIRVHCAAIGHPIVGDQTYGAGRPRLGVSRQMLHAARLAFDHPVTGKALAFESKWPEDFAALVDRLRRGEVAP; via the coding sequence ATGAGCCGTCCGGTCTCGTTCGACGTACGTCCGGCTGAGGCCGGCGAGCGTCTCGATGTCGTGCTCGCCAAACACGTCGATCGTTCGCGCACCGCATGCGCAGCGATGATAAAGCGCGGTCTCGTGCGCGTCGACGGTCGCGTCGCGAAAGCGGCTCGATCCGTCGCGGCCGGCGAGCACGTCGTCGCCGAACTCCCCGCGCCCGTGAAGCCGTCGGCGGCTCCCGAAGCGATCCCCATCGCGATCGTGTACGAAGACCGCGACCTCGTCGTCGTCGACAAACCGGCCGGTATGGCGACGCATCCCGCGCCTGGGAGCACGCGCGGCACGCTGGTGAACGCGCTGCTCGCGAAACTTGGACCGCTGCCGTCGATCAACGGCGTACTGCGTCCAGGCATCGTCCACCGTCTCGACAAGCAGACGTCGGGTCTGCTCGTCGTCGCGAAGACCGATCGCGCTATGCGCGGACTATCGGAAGCGATCGCGGCACGCGCCGTCAAGCGCGGCTACGATGCGATCGTGTGGGGCGTGCCGGCGAACCGTTCGGGGACCATAGACGCGCCCATCGCCCGCGATGCCGCGGTCCGCACGCGCTTCGCGGTTCGCCCGCAAGGTCGTCGAGCGGTGACGCACTATCGCGTGCGCGAGCGGCTCGGGGCAGGTGACGCGGCGACCGCGCTGCTCGAGCTGCGGCTCGAGACGGGACGAACGCACCAGATCCGCGTCCACTGTGCGGCGATCGGCCATCCGATCGTCGGCGATCAGACCTACGGCGCGGGCAGGCCGCGGCTCGGCGTGTCGCGCCAGATGCTCCACGCGGCTCGATTGGCATTCGATCACCCGGTGACCGGCAAAGCACTCGCGTTCGAATCGAAATGGCCCGAGGATTTCGCCGCGCTCGTCGACCGGCTGCGCCGAGGCGAGGTCGCTCCATGA
- a CDS encoding cytochrome c biogenesis protein CcdA: MAQAVTTPTGKREAMLHALAFIGGFTFVFVIAGATASAIGTIFNDYRTIITTVLGVVVILLGINMLGLFRLPFLQMDKRLRIRRPGVSYAGSVLVGIGFAAGWSPCIGPILAAVLAMASDAKTVYAAMGLLLIYSAGLAIPFFLTAFALDRALPIFKRMRRFLPAIEFVAGLFVIAMGLVLVTNEWLRFTGWIYATFPALANVGTGPEATGAISIGAVFIAGLVSFISPCVLPLVPVYISYITGQTIEQLAAA, encoded by the coding sequence ATGGCTCAAGCGGTGACTACACCCACGGGCAAGCGAGAAGCGATGCTCCACGCGCTCGCCTTCATCGGTGGTTTCACGTTCGTCTTCGTGATCGCCGGGGCGACGGCGAGCGCCATCGGCACCATTTTCAACGACTATCGGACGATCATCACGACGGTGCTCGGGGTCGTCGTCATCCTTCTCGGCATCAATATGCTGGGCCTGTTCCGCCTTCCGTTCTTGCAGATGGACAAGCGGCTGCGCATCAGACGCCCCGGCGTTTCGTATGCGGGCAGCGTGCTCGTCGGCATCGGTTTCGCCGCGGGCTGGTCGCCGTGCATCGGTCCGATCCTCGCAGCGGTGCTTGCGATGGCGAGCGACGCGAAGACGGTCTACGCGGCGATGGGTCTGCTGCTCATCTATTCCGCAGGTCTTGCGATTCCGTTCTTCCTCACCGCATTCGCGCTCGATCGAGCGCTGCCGATCTTCAAGCGCATGCGCCGCTTCCTGCCGGCGATCGAGTTCGTCGCGGGGTTGTTCGTCATCGCGATGGGGCTCGTGCTCGTCACCAACGAGTGGCTCAGGTTCACCGGCTGGATCTACGCGACGTTCCCGGCGCTCGCGAACGTCGGTACCGGACCGGAGGCGACAGGCGCCATCTCGATCGGGGCGGTCTTCATCGCCGGCCTCGTGTCGTTCATCTCGCCGTGCGTCCTGCCGCTCGTTCCGGTGTACATCTCGTACATCACCGGCCAGACCATCGAGCAATTGGCGGCGGCGTGA
- the lspA gene encoding signal peptidase II, with protein MKRIFALVSIVVIVLDQYTKYLVKTSFMPDESRIIIPHALWFTYVQNQHGAFGLFGSHPLVLAALASVVLISFFIWYRQERGGWGTHVAFALILGGAVGNILDRVRLGYVVDFVDLHWFPVFNVADSCITIGVCLLLLRMLIQERSASSESEPKAAE; from the coding sequence GTGAAGCGCATCTTCGCGCTCGTCTCGATTGTCGTCATCGTCCTCGATCAGTACACCAAGTATTTGGTCAAGACGTCGTTCATGCCCGACGAGAGCCGCATCATCATCCCGCACGCGCTCTGGTTCACCTACGTGCAGAACCAGCACGGCGCGTTCGGCTTGTTCGGTTCGCATCCGCTCGTGCTCGCCGCGCTCGCGTCGGTCGTCCTCATCTCGTTCTTCATCTGGTATCGCCAGGAGCGCGGCGGCTGGGGGACGCACGTCGCGTTCGCGCTCATCCTCGGCGGGGCCGTCGGGAATATCCTCGACCGGGTCCGGCTCGGTTACGTCGTCGACTTCGTCGACCTCCACTGGTTCCCGGTCTTCAACGTCGCCGATTCGTGCATCACGATCGGCGTCTGTCTGCTTCTCCTTCGCATGCTCATCCAAGAGCGGTCGGCGAGCTCCGAAAGCGAACCCAAGGCGGCGGAATGA
- the ileS gene encoding isoleucine--tRNA ligase → MSFPTLAEHPDSAKREVDVLAFWREHRIFERSLEQTKDGPRYSFFEGPPTANGRPGVHHVLARAFKDLYPRFWTMRGRYVRRKAGWDTHGLPVEHLVQKALGIFDKSRIEAEVGVAEFTRRCRESVYEYVGDWNRMTERMGYWVDLDDAYFTLTTGYIESVWWLLKQLWDRDLIYQDYKSVPYDPRIGATLSDHEVAQGYREVDDPSVFVRFRLANDPTTSFLAWTTTPWTLPANMALSVHPDVTYVTVEREGERLIVAEPLVAKVFRDEPVREVARKRGADYAGVRYEPLYEYCTSDQDRWYVIPAEFVTTDDGTGVVHIAPAYGPEDLAIGKARDLPIYYAVDLTGYVVPEVKVAAGLFFKDADKPITADLKARGLMFRAETFRHTYPFGWRTGDPLLYIAKTAWFIRTTRFKQQLLENNDKINWVPETIKYGRFGNWLENNIDWALSRERFWGTPLPLWTDGESYVCVGSVDELSRLCGRDVRGVDLHRPAIDEITFVRDGREFKRVPEVIDAWFDSGSMPYAQWHYPFEHSDLFEESFPADFICEAVDQTRGWFYSLHAIATMISQSPAYRNVICLGHVVDAKGEKMSKSKGNILDPYLIFDELGADPLRWYFYTGSPPGSGKRISLELVNEGSHALFRTLWNTAKFFTMYANADGIGVPSEVPFDERSELDRWAMGRLNELIDGVTADLERYDAQSAGRAIEQFVDELSNWYVRLSRDRFWKTASDDDKASANRTLYQCLTGVTLLLAPFVPFLAESLYQSLVRSVDPSAPESVHLASWPAAHRAHVDRELLDEMRTVRTAVDLGRQARAVAKIKTRQPLAAAFVRTRTKIDEEALKRFRHLLLDELNVKDVRVVGIDATFIEYALRPNLPRLGPRYGKKIGSLRTALANADARAVAEAVAAGKNFEVSNNGEVFALEPDDVLVDSKSAQGFAFAETDGMLVALDTRLDRALILEGIAREIVRTVQDARKAAGLDISDRIKLRVETKKFDISDSLTEWRDYVAEQTLATEINGSTFEPSYSTSADDWSISLAKS, encoded by the coding sequence GTGAGTTTCCCGACGCTCGCCGAACATCCGGATAGCGCGAAGCGCGAGGTCGACGTGCTCGCGTTCTGGCGCGAGCACCGCATCTTCGAACGCTCGCTCGAGCAGACGAAAGACGGCCCGCGCTATTCATTCTTCGAAGGGCCGCCGACCGCGAACGGCCGGCCCGGCGTCCACCACGTCCTCGCACGCGCGTTCAAAGATCTGTATCCGCGCTTTTGGACGATGCGCGGCCGTTACGTCCGCCGCAAAGCCGGTTGGGATACGCACGGGCTGCCCGTCGAGCACCTCGTGCAAAAAGCGCTCGGTATCTTCGACAAGAGCCGCATCGAGGCGGAAGTCGGCGTCGCCGAGTTCACGCGCCGTTGCCGCGAAAGCGTCTACGAATACGTCGGCGACTGGAACCGCATGACCGAGCGGATGGGGTATTGGGTCGATCTCGATGATGCCTACTTCACGCTGACGACCGGCTACATCGAAAGCGTCTGGTGGCTGCTCAAGCAGCTATGGGATCGCGATCTCATCTATCAAGACTACAAGTCGGTGCCGTACGATCCGCGCATCGGTGCGACGCTTTCGGATCACGAGGTGGCGCAGGGCTATCGCGAGGTCGACGATCCGTCGGTATTCGTCCGCTTCCGGCTCGCGAACGATCCGACGACGTCGTTCTTGGCGTGGACGACGACGCCGTGGACGTTGCCGGCGAACATGGCGCTCTCGGTCCATCCCGACGTCACGTACGTCACGGTCGAACGCGAAGGCGAGCGGCTCATCGTCGCCGAGCCGCTGGTCGCCAAGGTGTTCCGCGACGAGCCCGTGCGTGAGGTCGCGCGCAAGCGGGGCGCCGACTATGCCGGCGTCCGCTACGAGCCGCTCTACGAGTATTGCACGAGCGATCAGGACCGCTGGTATGTCATCCCGGCGGAGTTCGTGACGACAGACGACGGGACCGGCGTCGTGCACATCGCACCGGCATACGGACCGGAGGATCTCGCGATCGGCAAGGCGCGCGATCTGCCGATCTACTATGCCGTCGACTTGACCGGCTACGTCGTGCCGGAAGTGAAAGTCGCAGCGGGTCTTTTCTTCAAGGACGCGGACAAGCCGATCACCGCCGACCTCAAGGCGCGCGGGCTCATGTTCCGCGCTGAGACGTTCCGTCATACGTACCCGTTCGGGTGGCGCACGGGTGATCCGCTGCTCTACATCGCGAAGACGGCGTGGTTCATCCGCACGACCCGTTTCAAGCAGCAGCTGCTCGAGAACAACGACAAGATCAACTGGGTGCCGGAGACGATCAAGTACGGCCGCTTCGGCAACTGGCTCGAGAACAACATCGACTGGGCCCTGTCGCGCGAGCGTTTCTGGGGCACACCGTTGCCGCTATGGACCGACGGCGAATCGTACGTCTGCGTCGGCTCGGTCGATGAGCTGTCGCGGCTGTGCGGCCGCGATGTCCGCGGCGTCGACCTGCATCGGCCGGCGATCGACGAGATCACCTTCGTCCGCGACGGCCGCGAGTTCAAGCGCGTGCCCGAAGTGATCGACGCGTGGTTCGACTCGGGCTCGATGCCGTACGCGCAGTGGCACTATCCGTTCGAACACTCCGATCTTTTCGAAGAATCGTTTCCCGCCGACTTCATCTGCGAGGCGGTCGACCAGACGCGCGGGTGGTTTTATAGCCTCCATGCGATCGCGACGATGATCTCGCAGTCGCCGGCGTATCGCAACGTCATCTGCCTCGGCCACGTCGTCGACGCTAAGGGCGAGAAGATGAGCAAGAGCAAGGGCAATATCCTCGACCCGTACCTCATCTTCGACGAGCTCGGCGCCGACCCGCTGCGCTGGTATTTCTACACCGGAAGCCCGCCGGGCTCGGGGAAGCGCATATCACTCGAGCTCGTCAACGAGGGTTCGCACGCACTGTTCCGCACGCTGTGGAACACGGCGAAGTTCTTCACGATGTATGCGAACGCGGACGGCATCGGCGTGCCTTCCGAAGTGCCCTTCGACGAACGGAGCGAACTCGACCGGTGGGCGATGGGCCGTCTGAACGAGCTGATCGACGGCGTCACCGCGGATCTCGAGCGCTACGACGCTCAGTCTGCCGGTCGCGCGATCGAGCAGTTCGTCGACGAGCTGTCGAATTGGTACGTCCGTCTGTCGCGCGACCGGTTCTGGAAAACCGCATCGGACGACGACAAAGCATCTGCGAACCGGACGCTCTATCAGTGTCTCACCGGCGTGACGCTGCTGCTCGCGCCATTCGTGCCGTTCTTGGCAGAGTCGCTCTATCAGAGTCTCGTCCGATCGGTCGATCCGAGCGCGCCTGAGAGCGTGCATCTCGCATCCTGGCCGGCCGCGCATCGCGCACACGTCGATCGCGAGCTGCTGGACGAGATGCGGACCGTGCGGACTGCCGTCGACCTCGGGCGCCAGGCGCGCGCGGTCGCGAAGATCAAGACGCGCCAGCCGCTTGCGGCGGCGTTCGTGCGCACGCGGACGAAGATCGACGAAGAAGCGCTGAAGCGCTTCCGCCACCTCTTGCTCGACGAGCTGAACGTCAAGGACGTGCGGGTCGTCGGCATCGACGCGACCTTCATCGAGTACGCGCTTCGGCCAAATCTGCCGCGGCTCGGGCCGCGTTACGGCAAGAAGATCGGTTCGTTGCGGACCGCGCTCGCGAACGCCGACGCGCGTGCTGTCGCTGAAGCGGTCGCCGCCGGCAAGAACTTCGAGGTGTCGAACAACGGCGAGGTCTTCGCCCTTGAGCCCGATGACGTGCTCGTCGACAGCAAGTCCGCGCAGGGGTTCGCGTTCGCGGAGACCGACGGCATGCTCGTCGCCCTCGACACGCGCCTCGATCGCGCGTTGATCCTCGAGGGCATCGCGCGCGAGATCGTCCGGACCGTCCAAGACGCGCGCAAGGCAGCGGGACTCGACATCAGCGACCGCATCAAGCTGCGCGTGGAGACTAAAAAATTCGACATATCGGACTCGCTCACCGAGTGGCGCGACTACGTCGCCGAGCAGACGCTCGCGACGGAGATCAACGGTTCCACCTTCGAACCGTCGTACTCTACGAGCGCCGACGACTGGTCGATCTCACTCGCAAAGTCATAA
- the lgt gene encoding prolipoprotein diacylglyceryl transferase, giving the protein MLVAAVAAGSHWFTYPNFDPVAIHLGPISIRWYGLTYLFGALMVYLQLQSARSRARTGMTVDQAQEFVVYAMIGVIVGGRVLYLIADMLTPGGHPASYYFQHPLELIAIWEGGMAFHGGLMGAVAGSWFFLRRNKISFNRLADETSLWIPLAIVLTRIANFINGELPGRLTDSPIGMQFPSAVGYRYPSVLFEAAGMLVIVLPLLWLLHRWKGRGDGVIWWAFIAGYGLVRTIVEFYREPGIVWFGLTAAQWLTIAMFILGVVMWIRCQRAGPTAESAPPVQPPKPKSYTARA; this is encoded by the coding sequence GTGCTCGTAGCCGCAGTCGCAGCCGGATCGCACTGGTTCACGTATCCGAACTTCGATCCGGTGGCGATCCACCTCGGACCGATCTCGATCCGCTGGTACGGCCTCACCTACCTTTTCGGCGCCTTGATGGTGTACCTCCAGTTGCAGAGCGCGCGCAGCCGCGCTCGCACAGGCATGACCGTCGATCAGGCGCAGGAATTCGTCGTCTACGCGATGATCGGCGTCATTGTCGGCGGCCGCGTGCTCTATCTCATCGCCGACATGCTGACGCCCGGCGGCCATCCGGCTTCATATTATTTCCAGCATCCGCTCGAGCTCATCGCGATCTGGGAAGGCGGTATGGCGTTCCACGGCGGGCTCATGGGCGCCGTCGCCGGATCGTGGTTCTTCCTGCGGCGGAACAAGATCTCGTTCAACCGTCTTGCGGATGAGACGTCGTTATGGATACCGCTCGCCATCGTGCTGACGCGTATCGCGAACTTCATCAACGGCGAGCTTCCCGGGCGCCTCACCGACTCGCCGATCGGCATGCAGTTCCCGAGCGCGGTCGGTTACCGCTATCCCTCGGTCTTGTTCGAAGCCGCCGGGATGCTCGTCATCGTGCTGCCGCTGCTCTGGCTGCTCCATCGATGGAAAGGGCGAGGCGACGGCGTCATCTGGTGGGCGTTTATCGCCGGCTACGGTCTGGTGCGCACGATCGTCGAGTTCTACCGGGAACCGGGCATCGTGTGGTTCGGTCTGACCGCGGCGCAATGGCTGACGATCGCGATGTTCATCCTCGGCGTCGTCATGTGGATCCGCTGTCAACGCGCCGGTCCGACTGCCGAATCGGCTCCGCCGGTCCAGCCACCCAAACCCAAGTCGTACACCGCCCGCGCGTGA